The Triticum aestivum cultivar Chinese Spring chromosome 7B, IWGSC CS RefSeq v2.1, whole genome shotgun sequence genome window below encodes:
- the LOC123156334 gene encoding glutamate receptor 3.5 isoform X2, which yields MGAGRLLVLWLALCAAAAAAAQRANRRPRAVSVGALFTYESTIGRAARLAIELAVDDVNADPTVLAGTTLNLISQDTNCSGFLGTIESLLLMEKNVVAVIGPQSSGIGHVISHVVNELHVPLLSFAATDPTLSASEYPYFLRSTISDYFQMHAVASIIDYFQWKEVTAIFVDDDYGRGGVSVLGDALGAKRARISHKAAIPPNSDTDLINDVLFRANMMESRVFVVHVNPDAGMRIFAIANKLQMMGTGYVWIVTDWLAAVLDSSGPGDPKAMSYIQGLIVLRQHTPDSDSKRKFVAKWNNAANNRSIASGMNSYGFYAYDSVWVVARAINEYLNSGQQITFSADPRLHNSNGSSLRLSKLKIFDCGDQLLQQLLLTNMTGLTGLVQFNADRNLVRPAYDILNVGGTGSRLIGYWSNYSGLSVSAPEILYRKPPNTSTSAQQLHSVVWPGDTTTKPRGWVFPNNGQPLRVGVPNKPSFRELVSVGKGPDNVTGYSVDIFNAAIKLLPYPVPCQFITIGDGSKNPNYDDIISRIATNALDAALGDFAIVRNRTKIAEFTQPYIEAGLVIVAPVRKANSNAWAFFKPFTLEMWCVTGTLFIFVGVVVWILEHRTNEEFRGSPRRQILTIFWFSFSTMFFAHKHRKCSWAFRADNMVVCRPDHQFKLHC from the exons ATGGGCGCGGGCAGGCTGCTGGTCCTCTGGCTGGCGCTttgcgccgcggcggcggcggcggcgcagcgggcGAATCGGCGGCCGAGGGCGGTGTCCGTGGGCGCGCTCTTCACGTACGAATCCACCATTGGCCGCGCGGCGCGGCTCGCCatcgagctcgccgtcgacgacgTCAACGCGGACCCCACCGTGCTCGCCGGAACCACCCTGAATTTGATCAGCCAGGACACCAACTGCAGCGGGTTTCTTGGAACTATCGAAT CACTGCTGCTCATGGAGAAAAACGTGGTTGCTGTCATTGGCCCTCAATCCTCTGGAATAGGCCATGTCATCTCACATGTTGTTAATGAGCTACATGTTCCACTTCTATCATTTGCAGCAACTGATCCAACCCTATCTGCATCGGAGTATCCTTACTTTTTAAGGAGTACCATAAGTGACTACTTCCAAATGCATGCTGTTGCTAGCATTATTGATTACTTTCAGTGGAAAGAGGTGACTGCTATATTTGTGGATGATGATTATGGCCGAGGCGGGGTGTCAGTCCTCGGTGATGCACTTGGAGCAAAGCGGGCAAGAATTTCACATAAAGCAGCCATTCCTCCAAACTCAGACACGGATTTGATCAATGATGTACTGTTTAGAGCAAACATGATGGAATCAAGGGTGTTTGTTGTGCATGTCAATCCTGATGCAGGGATGAGAATATTTGCTATAGCAAACAAACTCCAGATGATGGGCACTGGCTATGTCTGGATAGTAACAGATTGGTTAGCTGCTGTCCTGGACTCCTCAGGGCCTGGAGATCCTAAAGCCATGAGTTATATACAAGGATTAATTGTTCTTCGCCAGCACACTCCTGATTCTGATTCCAAGAGGAAGTTCGTAGCTAAATGGAATAATGCAGCTAATAATAGGAGCATTGCTTCTGGCATGAATTCGTATGGTTTTTATGCTTATGACTCAGTTTGGGTTGTTGCCCGTGCTATCAATGAGTATCTCAATAGTGGGCAGCAAATTACTTTCTCTGCAGATCCAAGGTTGCACAATTCAAATGGAAGCAGTTTGCGTCTATCAAAGCTTAAGATATTTGATTGTGGCGATCAGTTGCTACAGCAACTTTTGCTCACAAACATGACAGGGCTAACAGGTCTGGTTCAGTTTAATGCAGACCGCAATTTGGTGCGCCCAGCTTATGATATCCTTAACGTTGGTGGTACTGGGTCCCGTTTGATTGGCTATTGGAGTAATTACTCTGGTCTTTCTGTTTCTGCTCCCGAAATTTTGTATCGGAAGCCACCGAATACATCAACAAGTGCCCAACAGTTGCATAGTGTGGTGTGGCCAGGCGACACAACTACTAAGCCGAGAGGGTGGGTTTTCCCTAACAATGGCCAGCCTCTGAGAGTTGGTGTTCCAAATAAACCAAGTTTCAGGGAGTTGGTTTCAGTTGGCAAGGGCCCTGATAATGTGACGGGTTACAGTGTTGATATATTCAACGCAGCAATTAAACTTCTTCCGTACCCAGTTCCTTGCCAGTTCATAACAATTGGGGATGGTTCAAAGAATCCTAACTATGACGACATTATTAGTCGGATTGCCACCAAT GCCCTTGATGCAGCTTTAGGTGACTTTGCTATTGTGAGAAATAGAACGAAGATTGCAGAATTCACACAGCCTTATATCGAAGCAGGGCTTGTGATAGTAGCGCCAGTGAGAAAAGCAAATTCAAATGCCTGGGCTTTCTTTAAACCTTTCACATTAGAGATGTGGTGTGTAACAGGCACTCTTTTCATTTTTGTGGGAGTGGTTGTTTGGATTCTTGAACATCGAACTAATGAGGAGTTTCGAGGCTCTCCACGACGACAAATCCTGACAATATTTTG GTTCAGTTTCTCAACGATGTTCTTTGCACACA AACACCGTAAGTGCTCTTGGGCGTTTCGTGCTGATAATATGGTTGTTTGTCGTCCTGATCATCAATTCAAGTTACACTGCTAG
- the LOC123156334 gene encoding glutamate receptor 3.5 isoform X1 produces the protein MGAGRLLVLWLALCAAAAAAAQRANRRPRAVSVGALFTYESTIGRAARLAIELAVDDVNADPTVLAGTTLNLISQDTNCSGFLGTIESLLLMEKNVVAVIGPQSSGIGHVISHVVNELHVPLLSFAATDPTLSASEYPYFLRSTISDYFQMHAVASIIDYFQWKEVTAIFVDDDYGRGGVSVLGDALGAKRARISHKAAIPPNSDTDLINDVLFRANMMESRVFVVHVNPDAGMRIFAIANKLQMMGTGYVWIVTDWLAAVLDSSGPGDPKAMSYIQGLIVLRQHTPDSDSKRKFVAKWNNAANNRSIASGMNSYGFYAYDSVWVVARAINEYLNSGQQITFSADPRLHNSNGSSLRLSKLKIFDCGDQLLQQLLLTNMTGLTGLVQFNADRNLVRPAYDILNVGGTGSRLIGYWSNYSGLSVSAPEILYRKPPNTSTSAQQLHSVVWPGDTTTKPRGWVFPNNGQPLRVGVPNKPSFRELVSVGKGPDNVTGYSVDIFNAAIKLLPYPVPCQFITIGDGSKNPNYDDIISRIATNALDAALGDFAIVRNRTKIAEFTQPYIEAGLVIVAPVRKANSNAWAFFKPFTLEMWCVTGTLFIFVGVVVWILEHRTNEEFRGSPRRQILTIFWFSFSTMFFAHRENTVSALGRFVLIIWLFVVLIINSSYTASLTSILTVQQLATGITGLDNLVASALPIGYPAGKFVRNYLIDELNIPESRLVPLSTVEEYANALNRGPKDGGVAAVVDEMPCVEIFLSTHCNFRIVGQEFTKEGWGFAFQRDSPLAADLSTAILQLSESGQLQRIHDEWLTDPTCGDDDSGLGAVRLGLGSFWGLFLLCALICVFALMVYFARICWQYSRYSSSEPPSEPSDSAAAVTAATIAQIRPEKPKPTRLGSFKELIQFADTKEEEIKKVMKRRLSEKDTRATGSAHSVSSA, from the exons ATGGGCGCGGGCAGGCTGCTGGTCCTCTGGCTGGCGCTttgcgccgcggcggcggcggcggcgcagcgggcGAATCGGCGGCCGAGGGCGGTGTCCGTGGGCGCGCTCTTCACGTACGAATCCACCATTGGCCGCGCGGCGCGGCTCGCCatcgagctcgccgtcgacgacgTCAACGCGGACCCCACCGTGCTCGCCGGAACCACCCTGAATTTGATCAGCCAGGACACCAACTGCAGCGGGTTTCTTGGAACTATCGAAT CACTGCTGCTCATGGAGAAAAACGTGGTTGCTGTCATTGGCCCTCAATCCTCTGGAATAGGCCATGTCATCTCACATGTTGTTAATGAGCTACATGTTCCACTTCTATCATTTGCAGCAACTGATCCAACCCTATCTGCATCGGAGTATCCTTACTTTTTAAGGAGTACCATAAGTGACTACTTCCAAATGCATGCTGTTGCTAGCATTATTGATTACTTTCAGTGGAAAGAGGTGACTGCTATATTTGTGGATGATGATTATGGCCGAGGCGGGGTGTCAGTCCTCGGTGATGCACTTGGAGCAAAGCGGGCAAGAATTTCACATAAAGCAGCCATTCCTCCAAACTCAGACACGGATTTGATCAATGATGTACTGTTTAGAGCAAACATGATGGAATCAAGGGTGTTTGTTGTGCATGTCAATCCTGATGCAGGGATGAGAATATTTGCTATAGCAAACAAACTCCAGATGATGGGCACTGGCTATGTCTGGATAGTAACAGATTGGTTAGCTGCTGTCCTGGACTCCTCAGGGCCTGGAGATCCTAAAGCCATGAGTTATATACAAGGATTAATTGTTCTTCGCCAGCACACTCCTGATTCTGATTCCAAGAGGAAGTTCGTAGCTAAATGGAATAATGCAGCTAATAATAGGAGCATTGCTTCTGGCATGAATTCGTATGGTTTTTATGCTTATGACTCAGTTTGGGTTGTTGCCCGTGCTATCAATGAGTATCTCAATAGTGGGCAGCAAATTACTTTCTCTGCAGATCCAAGGTTGCACAATTCAAATGGAAGCAGTTTGCGTCTATCAAAGCTTAAGATATTTGATTGTGGCGATCAGTTGCTACAGCAACTTTTGCTCACAAACATGACAGGGCTAACAGGTCTGGTTCAGTTTAATGCAGACCGCAATTTGGTGCGCCCAGCTTATGATATCCTTAACGTTGGTGGTACTGGGTCCCGTTTGATTGGCTATTGGAGTAATTACTCTGGTCTTTCTGTTTCTGCTCCCGAAATTTTGTATCGGAAGCCACCGAATACATCAACAAGTGCCCAACAGTTGCATAGTGTGGTGTGGCCAGGCGACACAACTACTAAGCCGAGAGGGTGGGTTTTCCCTAACAATGGCCAGCCTCTGAGAGTTGGTGTTCCAAATAAACCAAGTTTCAGGGAGTTGGTTTCAGTTGGCAAGGGCCCTGATAATGTGACGGGTTACAGTGTTGATATATTCAACGCAGCAATTAAACTTCTTCCGTACCCAGTTCCTTGCCAGTTCATAACAATTGGGGATGGTTCAAAGAATCCTAACTATGACGACATTATTAGTCGGATTGCCACCAAT GCCCTTGATGCAGCTTTAGGTGACTTTGCTATTGTGAGAAATAGAACGAAGATTGCAGAATTCACACAGCCTTATATCGAAGCAGGGCTTGTGATAGTAGCGCCAGTGAGAAAAGCAAATTCAAATGCCTGGGCTTTCTTTAAACCTTTCACATTAGAGATGTGGTGTGTAACAGGCACTCTTTTCATTTTTGTGGGAGTGGTTGTTTGGATTCTTGAACATCGAACTAATGAGGAGTTTCGAGGCTCTCCACGACGACAAATCCTGACAATATTTTG GTTCAGTTTCTCAACGATGTTCTTTGCACACA GGGAGAACACCGTAAGTGCTCTTGGGCGTTTCGTGCTGATAATATGGTTGTTTGTCGTCCTGATCATCAATTCAAGTTACACTGCTAGCTTGACGTCGATCCTCACAGTACAGCAGCTAGCAACTGGAATAACTGGACTCGACAATTTGGTTGCTAGCGCTTTACCTATCGGATACCCGGCTGGAAAATTTGTCCGAAATTACCTGATTGACGAGCTGAATATTCCCGAATCCCGGTTAGTACCACTGAGCACGGTTGAGGAGTACGCCAATGCCCTTAATCGTGGGCCGAAAGACGGCGGTGTTGCTGCAGTTGTTGACGAGATGCCATGCGTTGAGATCTTCCTGTCAACCCACTGCAACTTCAGAATAGTCGGTCAGGAGTTCACGAAGGAGGGATGGGGATTT GCATTCCAGAGAGATTCTCCCCTTGCTGCAGACCTATCAACCGCCATCCTTCAACTTTCAGAGAGTGGCCAGCTCCAGAGAATTCACGACGAGTGGCTCACAGATCCGACCTGCGGCGATGATGACAGTGGGTTGGGAGCAGTCAGGCTTGGCCTCGGAAGCTTCTGGGGCCTTTTCCTGCTGTGTGCTCTGATATGCGTCTTTGCTCTCATGGTTTACTTCGCAAGGATCTGCTGGCAGTATAGCAGGTACTCCAGCTCCGAACCTCCCAGCGAGCCAAGCGACTCTGCTGCTGCCGTCACCGCTGCCACCATTGCTCAAATACGGCCAGAGAAGCCAAAGCCGACACGCCTTGGCAGCTTCAAGGAACTGATACAGTTTGCGGACACGAAGGAGGAGGAGATCAAGAAGGTAATGAAACGGAGATTGAGCGAAAAAGATACTCGGGCCACCGGATCTGCGCACTCGGTCTCTTCAGCATAG